In Camelina sativa cultivar DH55 chromosome 13, Cs, whole genome shotgun sequence, the genomic window ttcttcttctcctcattgGCTTCATCAAAAAACACCAACTtgtcatcaccatcatcatcatcctcatcacaTTTCTTCTCCATACCAATTCGTTTAACCTCATTTCTCTTCCCACCAAGTGCTACTACTTTCTTCTTCCCTCTACCTTTCCCAGAATCATCATCACCCTTCTTCAAAGTAGTCTCTCCAGGTTGCAAAAAGGCCTTATCTAAACACTGATCAGGAAAATACTTCTTCTCTAACTGATACACCTTCTTATAATGCTTATCTTTCTCCCATGGATACGcaaaagtatcataaaaatacaactCCTCTTCCCTCTGATGTAACCTATCAAATTCCACAACTTCAGGTTTCAATTCCACGAACCCTTCATCTGATCTCCGGCTGCTCTCGTCTTCTGAATCAGACCCGTAcagtctcttcctcctcttacTATAGTACTTCCTCTTCGCCTTGTCCATCTCCGGATCCGCTGAACCGGGTCGACCCTGTTCACGCTCTAAAGCCAGTTTATTGTCGACCCACGAATCGAACTCTGGCTCCGCTGAGTCAGGGGGGGAGCCGGATTCGAGAGCTTTAACGGGTCGACGACGGTTTTGGGAGAGAGAAGACTGTGTGGGACGGTTGATGATCATGTCGTATTGAAGTGGGTATGGTGTAGATGTTgtggagaggaagagagatgtGAGGTAGGGCTTATGGATGTTTCTTCTCGGTTTGActgagaagaagatgggagAAGAAGTCATAGCCATTCTTGTTGAAGATGACATTAGTCTTGTCAGGTGTAGAGATTTCGCCATTGACGAGACCTGGAGGCGAGCTAAAAGATGAAAAACACACACCTCCGGCGATTATTTCGCAGTGGTACCAACGGAGAAATGATGATGTTTGAGTGATAAATAAAAACGACGCGATGTTTTCTCATAAAACTCTGAGACGGCACGTCGTCTGTGTGTCCTTTAGAAGTTTTTCACTTGAGTCCATAAAACTACTACTCAAAAATTCTGATAATGTATGTTGTGGTTCACGaagaatttttaatattaactaGGTTAGATCCACCCTATGCTGCGAGatattttttataactatttttagatctattaaattattgaatatataatttttttaaaaaaattattgcttTAGAAATATTTCACTCATAAATCGGTAAATCTGAGGAAAGCGATCAAGATGTTCATGTAATTTGGTTGTACGTTAGGCTGTTAAGTGCTAACTGTTAAACGACCTCGTGTGAATTTATGCAATTTATTTGGGCCATTATAGAAGCCCAATAGGAAGGGCTATATGTGCCATATGCCTTAATCATTGGACatgtatgttttatatcttttgaacaaaaatatCATGAGAGACATAGTATTCATGTGGAACATAATTCAATTTCTATGGATAGTGCATGATGAATTGtattaattcttatattttaattggtttactgttttaattgatgtgttaACACTAGCTTCAAAATTGAGGCTGATGTGTCATCAACCTGTAGAGAAACACATCCTACTTTTATTTGTATTGATTTACTAGTAGAAAAGAttgtaataaagaaaaaaaaacaaataagtcaaATGAAAGTACATGGAATAAGCTCAACGAACATTGATCTCAAGAACTTAGTTCTTGTTCTTAGCCTAATTAGAGCTTCAGTGTTCTGTAACAAAGAACTCAGGGCTTTGAATCTGACAAAGTTTTAAGATCAGAGCTACTGAGACGCGTAGGCACAAGCTGTACAGGCACAACTATAAATCCAGATTTCCGACATTCTTCTTCAAGAAGTTTAACTTGAGATGGTCCGTCAGGGCAGAAAGCAACCACAGCTCCTCCGCTTCCAGTGAACTTTGCAGCTGCGCCAATCTTACGTGCCACTTCCACCATTTCTATGTTCATAGCTCCCAAACATTCATCTCCAAACATACTcctaaagaagaaacaaagattaatgctgattattaattttgttacgCGTTTTGCTTTGTTCAGTTTTGAATTGTGTATAATCTGATAGATAACCTTCGAAGATCGAAGTTACGGTTCATGAGTTCCTTGAGTTTGGAATAATCTTTTTTAAGTAATGCAGTTCGACCTTCTTCTGCTAATTTTGCAACTTCTGCCATCGATGATATTATAAACTCATCACCATCTAACCACCTTCGACGAACCGTGCTATGTACCTGCATTTAAACATAAGCAATGCTCACAATGTAAGTAATAAAGTCACAAGTAGATTAGTGAATAGCTAGCTGCTCTCTAACCTTCCCGGAGTCACTAGGATTCTCAGCATAGATGAGATataaaggaggaagaagattgatATCCATTATAGTATATATCCCATATCCAAGTTTATCCATATGCTCTTTACTAAAATCCTGTAAGGAACAAAAAGGATAAACCACTAGCGATATTTATATCCATGTCAAAGGCGTTTATTTATAGTTGCAAATAGATCATCCTAACCATGTGAACAAGACCACCACCATAGACTTGCGCAACACGGTCTTGAAGACCTGCAATAATACCAAGTTCTTTCTCCGCGTTAAGGATAATATTAGGTCGGACTTCGATTCTGATTAATTGCCTGACATTGTAGAAGTCGAGAAGGCAGCTAAGAGCAGCAGATACAATGGCACTGGAACCCGAAAGCCCTGTctgataaaattaaaacatcaaaaacaccAATGGCTTCAGTTACACATGTAAAAATCAActgaattcaaatatttaaccacaaacagaaacaaataaagTTTGTAATCAATAAAAAAACCTGTCTTGGGATGTTGGTATCATAAGATAGAGTGAAGTTTCTATCATGAAGTTGTATTCCATTATCTTTGCAATAGTTGCGGAATACTTTACAAATCGCCATTATTAACCTTACACCTCCGTAGTATCCGTCATTTTCCAATCGATAAACCTTGAAGAGAAGACACAAACTAATGTTAGAATTACTAAAACCATAAGAGGTAAGTTTAATAACAATTTTAGTTaagagaaacaaatcaatgtCGAGctagaaacaaaataatcagttgaaggaaacagagagaacGAACATACGAGGTTGTCGAGGGAGTGAAACTGGACAAGATCATGAAATGGATGAGGTTTGATCAAGAGATGATCAGATGGCTCGAGCTTAGCCCACGCCCAGAAATTACCAATGGTGAATGAAATCGTACGGCCGACGTAAACATCGCTAGGGTTTCCCAGAAACCCGATTCTAGCGAACGAGCGATGCTCGAACACACGCTTATCCTGAACCTTGCCAGACTCCGCAGGTTTCGTATTGGGATCCATCGTTTGAATTTCAAATGTGAAACGGTTTAGGTACGACTCTGCCCAATTTATAGCTGATTATagaaaaaatatcttcaaatccGTGTCATCGGAGATAACCATAACACGTCAGGTCGCGATGTATGTTGTTCTGTAACAGCTAAGTTGTTTCTACAACTAGAATAACCTCGTCGACCAGAAACAGAAAGTGCTAAATGGGccttatctttcttttttgaataacaaatgggccttatctaaaaatattattgggtctttataacatatatgttttaatgACAAAATATGAGTGCTGTTTTTTTCTCGTGAAAATGGGAATTGCTGGGACATCATCAAATCATCAAATATGAGTTCTACAATTGCTGGTAACCACTTGGTATGCTTTCTTAATctcatatatcaaataaaagttaaataatCCAAACGAACTACGTGTATTCAAATTTCAGATTAGGTGAAAATAGGCGTATAACCAAAATATACAATCAAAACCAGTTAGCTGAATACTAGAATACCCTACCCCATGAGAGATTGGAGATATGaacacatataataatatacatatttctgACATCTAGAGTATACAAAACATgttagaaaagataaaaaaaggttGGATGATTTCTCAACCAATAATGAGAGTTATATAATAAGCAAGCACAATAGACAAACGAATTGAGAAACCTTAAATGGGACAAAACAGGTTAATACAAATTTGGTGGGTGTGATCGTTAACTAAATGAACCAGGTTTTACTTCTTGTGTACGCGTGTATGTAGATGTAGATGTAGATGTAGATGCGTATAATTAACTATGAAGAGCGTTGGAGATCTAATCTACCTTGTTGTTGGGTCAACAAACACTCTATTCGACTTCACGGTCCAGGGTTGTTGGATCCacagttctttttgtttttaaccctAACAGTGTTTTGGATACTTCATTTTCTCCATAGCAATAATATCTATTGCTAATTAAGACTAATAAGTTTCGGTATATAATTTACTGAGAAGTTTCCTataatcttcttccttttcatttttgttcCTCGGTATTTATATCAGGCAATTCATTAATTTGTGTTGACATTTTTGGGTTGAAAGAAACAGGAAACAAACaatgacatgttttttttttttttttttttttttttttttttttttttttttttttNTGAcatgttttatttaatacaGTCAAAATTTCGGAAATAATCAAATTTCAATGTACAATCAGCTATAatttccaataaaaaaaatatttccaataGTTAGACCATAATTTGTATTATAGGGGTTTGTACTTCGTATCAGTGTTGTTTTTGTATCACAATTTGCAAAACGTAATACTGTATTCCTGTTtaccaaagaaaagaacaaaagactAAATAGTTGAGAAATTcgcataaataattttatatttttagatgGTGAAAAGGATAAGAAATTGTAAGAGATGGGATACAAAAGTACATGTATGTACAAGTACCAAGTATACGTGTAGTTGCAAAAAGGGAACAATGGTGCTGCTCCTTATCATTCAAGCTTCAATTTAAAAatgaagttatttatatttCGAATTACCTGGAAATTCAGCTAAGCATATAATGTGTCTCTGAAACTAAAAAACACAGACGAATAGGTCAAAGAAGTTCGCGGGAACATGTCGTTTAGTATGGTGGACACTGAACAATGAGCATGGACAAGACATGTCGTTAAGACCGGTTCGGAGGTTCCAACTTGAGATGCTTATTCTTTATCCAAAAAAGATTGAGAGTTACTTCAAACAAAATTGGTGGAATAAGCATGTGTGTAACCTTGATCatagtttctactttctattGGTAATGCACATGTTATAGTTCTGAAAAAGGTATAATAAGAATTAGGGAACATGCATTTAGCCAAATGTTTAACATCCATCTTAATTGTTTTCTCAAGcgaaatttgattatattatcGTGTTCTCTTATTTTATATAGTAGAAATTGAGTTATGGGACAATTCTGTCTATCCAAATAACGttaaattaatatgttgatgcaaatctatatttttcggataaaaaaacatataaattcaaTCATAGCAACTTCAATGATGAGAtcatattgatttctttttaacCATTGAGTGATGACgtttagttatgttttttttttcttcaaaattgttatattggtaaaattaaacaaacaaaacattatgtGATTAAacagttttcaaattttttagcAACCAAGAGTTCTATGAAcaactatatttattttgtcaagTTTAGGTTACCTattcacttcaatttttttttcttttatgtcaACACCAATGTAGTTTTAATATAAAGGAAACTTATTATATAATAGTTAAACCTTAATTTATACGATCAAGTTATCAAAATCATATGAATAGCTTTCACTTGTGTAAAAAgtgttttaaagatttgagttttaattaaaagaaaaggagtcAAGTTTATTCCGTCTTCGTCATGTCCCAGACGCATCAAGGGAATACTACTCGGTCACTTGGAACACGTAATATATTGACTAAATAGAGAATAGGGAAGACGAAGACCCAGTTCAAATTACTATTTATAATAGGTTGACATTGCAagtaaatcatataaaataatagtatattcCTAACATGATTGGAAATTAAATTGCTTACTAATCTAATATTTTAGGAAAGAGgttttatttatctaattattaaGATGATTGTAGATTCTATTTTAACGGGAGCATGTAATATTGACTTGCTAGAATAGGATACGAagaccaaaatcaaacaaatatttttagtttcgATAATATCATACTACTCTTAATTATAtaaccagaaagaaaaaaataaaaacatattatatccCAACTCCCAAGTCCCAAGTATGAAAATGTTATGATCTAATAGGAAGTCAAatgttaattagttttgtaaagttaattaaaaaaaacgcgTGATAATTTACatagaaactttttaaaatgtcCAAACTTATCACctcaataaattatagatttgTATTGGATATATATTGACAATATACATTTTGTGTCTGcacaaatttatttaatttctctgactacaaacaaaaaaatcacaatgtATAGAAGCTTTTTTTGAAAGGTTAAAAACAAATGATAGGATTGAAAAATTATTTACTCGTATGGCATGCAATTACCAGAAATGGCAGTAACAAATGTGTAAATTTGAAGATTCTTTATTACTGCTTATAgaaattaaatctaaaataatttagtaaaatcaaaagaatatgTGTTGGGAAATAGCTACATTGACAGATCAGCCAGGTGAAAGAAAACATTCTGACCGTAGGATCAAAATATCCCCAGACCCACTTATAGTAACATCCCAGGGTTGTGATTTTTTatcccaactttttttttttggattaagctaaataaatattttctactTTTCCTTAATTaactgtaaaataaaaataaaattaattcaaGCAGTTTTGGgaatatagataaaaaaaaaaagaatcaaacggCTATAATTGGCGTTACAGTTTTCctaaagaagagaggagagattTAGATTTAAGTGAGATTTTTTCGGATATTTATTCTCTCCCCCtgacttctctgtttttttttttttttctttttcttctccttagtttctgataaaaagttttgatttttttttttgttttatcggGCTTCGATTTCGAGGTCCGAGTCTCTTCTTCGCGAAAATTTTCCcagagattaaaaaaacaagagtttttttttttaataccttctGGGTATAATCAATCATGTCTGATGGATACTATAGTTCTAAGAAGACGGACGATATCTGTGATGATGTTTGTGGACAGGTGAGTCTGTATTCATACGTATTTTGGTTTCCGCTATCGATTTTGTAATGAATCGgtttttgggctttttttttttttgttcgcattgaacaaaaaaaatcgagatTCTGATATCAATTTGTTGgcttttaaaatttggatgaGAATTGGTTGtaatgtgcttttttttttttttttttttttttttttttttttttttttttttttttttttttttttttttttttttttttttNTATTGTCTGAATttaagaattgatttgaccgaTTTGTCGATTGTGTTTTGTCTGAAATTTCtgttgctttttattttatttttttcgaatgtacaattttacattctttcaaaaaaaaaaaaaaagaatgtataaAGTGACTCTTTTTTTCCTCCTTAATTGTTATGAACAATTTAGGTTTCTGTTTCATGATTATTATCCCCAGTTAAACATATTGTTTTGGGATTGTCGATGAAATTTGTCTTAGGGTTTGATTCTTTGTATCCACCACTAGACAAATCTCTATAGCTGTTGTGTGATTGTGCTATTCTTATCTCGAATCTGTTGTggatattatatttatgattctctgattttgtttgtgAATGTTTCTGAGTTTTGTTCTgggggttgttttttttttttttggtttagcaGGATGGTTCAAGAACAGCCAAAGCTTTCTCAAGGGTAAGATGTGTTCTACGTGGACTCGATTTCAAGACATACATATTCTTCTTCACCATTGTGCCCATTTTCCTCATCGGAGTCTATCTGCACGGTCAGAAGCTTACATATTTCTTGAGACCGCTTTGGGAATCTCCACCCAAGCCGTTTCAGACGCTTCCTCATTACTACCATGAGAACGCTACCATGGAAACGCTCTGTAGTCTACATGGCTGGAAACACCGTGAATCTCCGAGAAGGGTCTTTGACGCTGTCTTGTTCAGCAATGAAGTTGACATGCTCACTATCCGGTGGAAAGAGCTGTATCCTTACATTACACAGTTTGTGATTCTTGAATCAAACTCTACTTTCACCGGTTTGCCTAAACCGTTGGTTTTTGCTGGGAACCGAGGGAAGTTCAGTTTTGTTGAGCCGAGGCTGACTTATGGGAACATTGGAGGAAGATTCAAGAAAGGCGAGAACCCGTTTGTTGAAGAAGCTTACCAGAGGATTGCATTGGATCAGCTCATTAGACTCGCCGgtattgaagaagatgatctttTGATAATGTCTGATGTTGATGAGATCCCTAGCGCTCATACCATCAACCTGCTTAGATGGTGTGACGGGTACCCACCCATTCTTCATCTTCAGTTGAAAAACTACTTGTACTCGTTCGAGTACTTCGTTGACAACAAAAGCTGGAGAGCTTCGATTCATCAGTACAAGCCAGGGAAGACTCGATATGCTCATTTCCGCCAAGGAAACACTCTTTTAGCAGATTCGGGTTGGCATTGCAGTTTCTGTTTCAGGCACATCAGCGAGTTTATATTCAAGATGAAAGCGTACAGCCACAACGACCGGGTCAGATTCTCTCATTATCTAAACCCCCAAAGAATCCAAGATGTGATTTGTAAAGGAACTGATCTGTTCGATATGCTTCCGGAAGAGTATACATTCAGGGAAATCATCGGGAAGCTAGGTCCAATACCGAGGTCTTATTCAGCTGTTCATCTCCCAGCTCATCTGATCGAAAAAGCTGAGagttacaaatacttgttaccTGGGAACTGTGTAAGGGAAAGTGGCTGATAAGGGTTTTGTAATAATCAGTCTTTGTAGTTGTTAGGGGGTGGGGGAAACGGCTTATCATCAGTAGGAGGGAGTGTGAAACAGAGAATGGTACAGAGTTTCTTGAGACTCGAGAAGAGTGATTTGGTAAGTGGAGTCTCTGGTTTCAGTATATAAACCTTGTCTGCTTATAATTTCTCATACTGACCATATGTTCTAATGTGTTCCCATCTTTGTTTTGGGAAGTTTTGCTGGAAtagtctttctttctcttatctgtctctctctctttctcttttcactttAAAACTCTTTTCATACTCTCCCTTTTTAGTCTGTACaattttagttgatttcttTTACATCCTGAGATTCTttgtaatctttattttttttcgtttaaatTCTGAATTTGTCTTGATTCAATATCTGGTATTCATTATTATTGTTATCGTATGATTTGATTGTAGTTGTTTCTGTTTGCTTAGATGTTCACTAGCAAAACCTTTATAAAAGAGTTCCCAGGCGATGCAAGAGCTCGAGTTGATCTCTTGATCGGTTATTTGGTTTAATATAGTCTGAACGATTTGCTTCCATGTAATAATATCTTTGGCCTGCCTTAAGATTctcaaaatcagaaacagaCTCTGCTTGGAAACAGATGCTATAACCATAGACAAAGCTTGCTCGAAATGAATCATTGTTCCTGCCTTTATCCTCCACAAAGGATGCTCGAAGTGTATTCCTTGGAGCGGCTATTAAGTTGAGTGTGAATAATCAATCATCCTCCCTTTCATTGAAGCCTAGCCTCCACCAGATGATCCATTGCAGCTTTAGGTTCCATAACGGTATCATCAGCAATATGGAGGCGCGTGAAAATGTAAACTTTactaactgaaaaaaaaaagaaaccgtTGGAGAACTTAAGACATTGGAACTGATTTGTCTACGTAAGGCTTAAGCAACATAACGACTACAGCAAAccacacaacaacaaagaaagtTCGGAAATGGAATGAGTTGCGAGGAAGATCAAATGGTTTGTAATAACTAAGAATTAGAAAGGAGTCGACAAAATGTGAGGAAAACAAATTAGTTGGCGTCTCCGATGACAGAAACAGAAGCCAATGCCGATAGAACTTACTTTACTGGctactatttatatatttacattcaTTCCTGCTTCTGcctttcttcttgtgttttcttGTCGTTTATCAgggaaaatgcaagaaaacgCAATCTCTTTGTCTTAAGCTTCAAAACAATTCCAACCAATTCAATAAGCTGTCCGCAGAAGCTAACTGCAAAATCAGCAAAAGATCTTAGTTTCAACAGGACACTCAATGTTTTCCTAAATATAAAGTGGGTGTGTTTTAGGTTCTCACGGAAAGCAAATCAGGGAGAGTCCCTAATTCTGCATTCTCCAATTCTGAAACTGAAAAGTTTCCAGATCCGATGTCAACATTCCCATGATGATTAGGGCTCTTCGTTACAAGGGACGACGACGCTTCAATTTTCTTGGACACCAAGTTATCGTCAGTAACACTCACATTATTTCCTGCCACTTGAGCTCTTTTGTCTGATGTCGAACCAAAAGAAGCTTCTTGAATGTCCTCCAGTCGCTGATTTTACCAGACAACATATATAGCTATAAGTTTACTAACGCAGTAACGCATGAAGAACGTCAATGATACTGGCTAGCTGCTGAGAAAGGAACTAACCTCAGCAAATGATTCATAAGTGATTTTATCCTCATCAACAGAAATCACAGGTCTAGCTTGCGTAGGAGTAGTAGTTTTTGGTGTGCTTGGGCCACCTCGAACCTCAGAACCCTCACTCTCAACGATAGTTTTCTCCGTTTGCTTTTGTTGCTGATATGTGATCTTAGAGACAACAAATTCCCCAATCTCGCCTTCTTCTGTTCCCAAGTGGTACTGGTGCAAAACCCAATTAGACTTCTCAGGTTTTAATCCCTTTCTCGCGCTCTTGTAAAGCACCATGATCTTCTTGCATCCTTTCTGGACTCCATTGATTATCACCGGTTTGGTTTGACCAGTCTTGTGCCAGCGGACCGATTCATCCGTCAAATTAGTTGGTGTAacccttctcctctttctctgcCCATTTTGATATGCATGTGCCGTCttgttaaagaagaagacactAGTTCCATCCTTATTCACACCTACAAACATTTTGATGAGTGGTGATTGATTACTCAAAGTTCACATTTAGAAACATCAAACCAACGGAAGATTGATCTTATTATTACCTGGAAGGTTTTGAGGGTGAGTGTAGTTGATACCAACATCTTGAGTGACTGAACGTATAAAGTCTTGGATAAGAAGATGTGGTTTCAAGCCATCAATACCACACTTAGCTTCCAAATGCTCAATCGCTTCTTCATCGGTTGGCTCAAATTTCACACCTTTAGGAAGGCCTGGCCAAGGAGCCAGTACCTGACcaaccaaaataagaaaaaaaaatccatccaGATAAGCAACAAGACCATAAGCTTAATTTTTTCAGTTACCGGTGTTGTAAATTGTTCTTTACATTGCTGTTGTCTACGCTGTAGGAGCAGTTAGGGCAGTTGATAGAAGCTCCACACTCTTTAATATGCAAAGCTGAAGACACAGGCGCATTCTTTATATTCCTTGCGATCCATGGACCATCCACAATCCAAGCCCTGCATGTGTAAGGTTTTCATAGTTTTAGTGACAAGAGCAAAAACCACATATAGAAGGTTCCAGAAAAAAGAGACATGTTTATGATATTTAGATTCAGGCGTTTCAtcgaaaaacagagagagactgagagatTTCAAGAATAATTACTTAAAGTTTCTTCTCTATATTCTTAGGCTATGAATAACAATAGTTACATGTGTTTTAAGTTCTTGGCTTGCTATAGatatattcttgttttttttttttttttttttttttttttttttNtataaaaaaagaagtaaattgTTTAGATTTTGtg contains:
- the LOC104735466 gene encoding uncharacterized protein LOC104735466 isoform X2 translates to MSDGYYSSKKTDDICDDVCGQDGSRTAKAFSRVRCVLRGLDFKTYIFFFTIVPIFLIGVYLHGQKLTYFLRPLWESPPKPFQTLPHYYHENATMETLCSLHGWKHRESPRRVFDAVLFSNEVDMLTIRWKELYPYITQFVILESNSTFTGLPKPLVFAGNRGKFSFVEPRLTYGNIGGRFKKGENPFVEEAYQRIALDQLIRLAGIEEDDLLIMSDVDEIPSAHTINLLRWCDGYPPILHLQLKNYLYSFEYFVDNKSWRASIHQYKPGKTRYAHFRQGNTLLADSGWHCSFCFRHISEFIFKMKAYSHNDRVRFSHYLNPQRIQDVICKGTDLFDMLPEEYTFREIIGKLGPIPRSYSAVHLPAHLIEKAESYKYLLPGNCVRESG
- the LOC104735465 gene encoding probable glucuronokinase 2, whose product is MDPNTKPAESGKVQDKRVFEHRSFARIGFLGNPSDVYVGRTISFTIGNFWAWAKLEPSDHLLIKPHPFHDLVQFHSLDNLVYRLENDGYYGGVRLIMAICKVFRNYCKDNGIQLHDRNFTLSYDTNIPRQTGLSGSSAIVSAALSCLLDFYNVRQLIRIEVRPNIILNAEKELGIIAGLQDRVAQVYGGGLVHMDFSKEHMDKLGYGIYTIMDINLLPPLYLIYAENPSDSGKVHSTVRRRWLDGDEFIISSMAEVAKLAEEGRTALLKKDYSKLKELMNRNFDLRRSMFGDECLGAMNIEMVEVARKIGAAAKFTGSGGAVVAFCPDGPSQVKLLEEECRKSGFIVVPVQLVPTRLSSSDLKTLSDSKP
- the LOC104735466 gene encoding uncharacterized protein LOC104735466 isoform X1; this translates as MSDGYYSSKKTDDICDDVCGQQDGSRTAKAFSRVRCVLRGLDFKTYIFFFTIVPIFLIGVYLHGQKLTYFLRPLWESPPKPFQTLPHYYHENATMETLCSLHGWKHRESPRRVFDAVLFSNEVDMLTIRWKELYPYITQFVILESNSTFTGLPKPLVFAGNRGKFSFVEPRLTYGNIGGRFKKGENPFVEEAYQRIALDQLIRLAGIEEDDLLIMSDVDEIPSAHTINLLRWCDGYPPILHLQLKNYLYSFEYFVDNKSWRASIHQYKPGKTRYAHFRQGNTLLADSGWHCSFCFRHISEFIFKMKAYSHNDRVRFSHYLNPQRIQDVICKGTDLFDMLPEEYTFREIIGKLGPIPRSYSAVHLPAHLIEKAESYKYLLPGNCVRESG